In a single window of the Manis javanica isolate MJ-LG chromosome 16, MJ_LKY, whole genome shotgun sequence genome:
- the EGFL8 gene encoding epidermal growth factor-like protein 8 isoform X4, protein MGSRDELCTLLAGLSFFLLLMSGEGAKGGPLKESQGICSKQTLVVPLRYNESYSQPVYKPYLTLCEGRRICSTYSWALCSRTTYRVAWREVRRKVQQPHVVCCQGWKKRHPGALTCDEAICAKPCLNRGVCVGPEQCECAPGWGGKHCHVDVDECRAGVTFCSHHCLNTAGSFTCGCPRGLVLGPNGRTCTEGDLETPTSASILSVAVREAEPDESALSWEVRELRARLERLEQWAGQAGAWVRAVLPMPPEELRPEQVAELWGGHDRIESLSDQVLLLEERLGACSCEDNRLGPGLNRQR, encoded by the exons ATGGGGTCCAGGGATGAGCTGTGCACTCTCCTAGCCGGACTCTCATTCTTCCTGCTACTGATGTCAGGCGAGGGGGCCAAGGGTGGACCCCTCAAAGAGAG CCAGGGGATCTGCTCCAAGCAAACATTGGTGGTCCCGCTCCGTTATAACGAGTCCTACAGCCAACCGGTGTATAAGCCCTACCTGACTTTGTGCGAAGGAAGGCGCATCTGCAGCACCTACAG CTGGGCCCTGTGTTCCAGGACCACGTACCGCGTGGCGTGGCGGGAGGtgaggaggaaggtgcagcagcccCACGTCGTGTGCTGCCAGGGCTGGAAGAAGCGGCATCCGGGGGCGCTCACCTGTGACGAAG CCATCTGTGCCAAGCCCTGCCTGAACCGCGGCGTGTGCGTTGGGCCAGAGCAGTGCGAGTGCGCCCCGGGCTGGGGGGGGAAGCACTGTCACGTGG ACGTGGATGAATGTAGGGCTGGCGTCACCTTTTGCTCGCACCATTGCCTCAACACTGCAGGCAGCTTCACCTGTGGCTGTCCCCGTGGCCTGGTGCTGGGCCCCAACGGGCGCACCTGCACAGAGGGGGACCTGGAGACCCCAACCAGTGCCAGCATCCTCAGCGTGGCAG TTCGAGAAGCAGAACCTGATGAGAGCGCCCTGAGCTGGGAGGTCCGTGAGCTTCGAGCACGGCTGGAGCGGCTGGAGCAG TGGGCCGGTCAGGCTGGGGCCTGGGTCCGAGCGGTGCTGCCTATGCCACCCGAAGAGCTGCGACCTGAGCAGGTGGCTGAGCTGTGGGGCGGGCACGACAGAATCGAGTCTCTCAGCGACCAAGTGCTGCTGCTGGAGGAGAGGCTAGGTGCCT GCTCCTGTGAGGACAATCGCCTGGGCCCAGGCCTCAATCGGCAGCGATAA
- the EGFL8 gene encoding epidermal growth factor-like protein 8 isoform X5, whose product MGSRDELCTLLAGLSFFLLLMSGEGAKGGPLKESQGICSKQTLVVPLRYNESYSQPVYKPYLTLCEGRRICSTYRTTYRVAWREVRRKVQQPHVVCCQGWKKRHPGALTCDEAICAKPCLNRGVCVGPEQCECAPGWGGKHCHVDVDECRAGVTFCSHHCLNTAGSFTCGCPRGLVLGPNGRTCTEGDLETPTSASILSVAVREAEPDESALSWEVRELRARLERLEQWAGQAGAWVRAVLPMPPEELRPEQVAELWGGHDRIESLSDQVLLLEERLGACSCEDNRLGPGLNRQR is encoded by the exons ATGGGGTCCAGGGATGAGCTGTGCACTCTCCTAGCCGGACTCTCATTCTTCCTGCTACTGATGTCAGGCGAGGGGGCCAAGGGTGGACCCCTCAAAGAGAG CCAGGGGATCTGCTCCAAGCAAACATTGGTGGTCCCGCTCCGTTATAACGAGTCCTACAGCCAACCGGTGTATAAGCCCTACCTGACTTTGTGCGAAGGAAGGCGCATCTGCAGCACCTACAG GACCACGTACCGCGTGGCGTGGCGGGAGGtgaggaggaaggtgcagcagcccCACGTCGTGTGCTGCCAGGGCTGGAAGAAGCGGCATCCGGGGGCGCTCACCTGTGACGAAG CCATCTGTGCCAAGCCCTGCCTGAACCGCGGCGTGTGCGTTGGGCCAGAGCAGTGCGAGTGCGCCCCGGGCTGGGGGGGGAAGCACTGTCACGTGG ACGTGGATGAATGTAGGGCTGGCGTCACCTTTTGCTCGCACCATTGCCTCAACACTGCAGGCAGCTTCACCTGTGGCTGTCCCCGTGGCCTGGTGCTGGGCCCCAACGGGCGCACCTGCACAGAGGGGGACCTGGAGACCCCAACCAGTGCCAGCATCCTCAGCGTGGCAG TTCGAGAAGCAGAACCTGATGAGAGCGCCCTGAGCTGGGAGGTCCGTGAGCTTCGAGCACGGCTGGAGCGGCTGGAGCAG TGGGCCGGTCAGGCTGGGGCCTGGGTCCGAGCGGTGCTGCCTATGCCACCCGAAGAGCTGCGACCTGAGCAGGTGGCTGAGCTGTGGGGCGGGCACGACAGAATCGAGTCTCTCAGCGACCAAGTGCTGCTGCTGGAGGAGAGGCTAGGTGCCT GCTCCTGTGAGGACAATCGCCTGGGCCCAGGCCTCAATCGGCAGCGATAA
- the EGFL8 gene encoding epidermal growth factor-like protein 8 isoform X1 translates to MGSRDELCTLLAGLSFFLLLMSGEGAKGGPLKESQGICSKQTLVVPLRYNESYSQPVYKPYLTLCEGRRICSTYSWALCSRTTYRVAWREVRRKVQQPHVVCCQGWKKRHPGALTCDEAICAKPCLNRGVCVGPEQCECAPGWGGKHCHVDVDECRAGVTFCSHHCLNTAGSFTCGCPRGLVLGPNGRTCTEGDLETPTSASILSVAVREAEPDESALSWEVRELRARLERLEQWAGQAGAWVRAVLPMPPEELRPEQVAELWGGHDRIESLSDQVLLLEERLGACESSCPSAETPIPGSWLRLFQTLFPSLVFSFPKTFSNTHSSHTVPATHTSLPFFLVPFPDPCVPLIVRLVSSLYSAHHPLQAGGSPRNPQFTAN, encoded by the exons ATGGGGTCCAGGGATGAGCTGTGCACTCTCCTAGCCGGACTCTCATTCTTCCTGCTACTGATGTCAGGCGAGGGGGCCAAGGGTGGACCCCTCAAAGAGAG CCAGGGGATCTGCTCCAAGCAAACATTGGTGGTCCCGCTCCGTTATAACGAGTCCTACAGCCAACCGGTGTATAAGCCCTACCTGACTTTGTGCGAAGGAAGGCGCATCTGCAGCACCTACAG CTGGGCCCTGTGTTCCAGGACCACGTACCGCGTGGCGTGGCGGGAGGtgaggaggaaggtgcagcagcccCACGTCGTGTGCTGCCAGGGCTGGAAGAAGCGGCATCCGGGGGCGCTCACCTGTGACGAAG CCATCTGTGCCAAGCCCTGCCTGAACCGCGGCGTGTGCGTTGGGCCAGAGCAGTGCGAGTGCGCCCCGGGCTGGGGGGGGAAGCACTGTCACGTGG ACGTGGATGAATGTAGGGCTGGCGTCACCTTTTGCTCGCACCATTGCCTCAACACTGCAGGCAGCTTCACCTGTGGCTGTCCCCGTGGCCTGGTGCTGGGCCCCAACGGGCGCACCTGCACAGAGGGGGACCTGGAGACCCCAACCAGTGCCAGCATCCTCAGCGTGGCAG TTCGAGAAGCAGAACCTGATGAGAGCGCCCTGAGCTGGGAGGTCCGTGAGCTTCGAGCACGGCTGGAGCGGCTGGAGCAG TGGGCCGGTCAGGCTGGGGCCTGGGTCCGAGCGGTGCTGCCTATGCCACCCGAAGAGCTGCGACCTGAGCAGGTGGCTGAGCTGTGGGGCGGGCACGACAGAATCGAGTCTCTCAGCGACCAAGTGCTGCTGCTGGAGGAGAGGCTAGGTGCCTGTGAGTCCTCATGCCCGTCTGCTGAGACCCCCATCCCTGGCAGCTGGCTCCGACTCTTTCAGACACTTTTCCCCagtttagttttctcttttcccaaaaCCTTCTCCAACACTCACTCTTCCCACACTGTCCCAGCTACCCACACATCACTACCCTTTTTTCTGGTACCCTTCCCCGATCCCTGTGTTCCACTTATTGTCAGGTTAGTGTCGAGTCTCTACAGTGCCCATCACCCACTCCAAGCTGGAGGCAGCCCCAGAAATCCACAGTTCACAGCCAACTAG
- the EGFL8 gene encoding epidermal growth factor-like protein 8 isoform X3, with protein MGSRDELCTLLAGLSFFLLLMSGEGAKGGPLKESQGICSKQTLVVPLRYNESYSQPVYKPYLTLCEGRRICSTYSWALCSRTTYRVAWREVRRKVQQPHVVCCQGWKKRHPGALTCDEAICAKPCLNRGVCVGPEQCECAPGWGGKHCHVGSFTCGCPRGLVLGPNGRTCTEGDLETPTSASILSVAVREAEPDESALSWEVRELRARLERLEQWAGQAGAWVRAVLPMPPEELRPEQVAELWGGHDRIESLSDQVLLLEERLGACESSCPSAETPIPGSWLRLFQTLFPSLVFSFPKTFSNTHSSHTVPATHTSLPFFLVPFPDPCVPLIVRLVSSLYSAHHPLQAGGSPRNPQFTAN; from the exons ATGGGGTCCAGGGATGAGCTGTGCACTCTCCTAGCCGGACTCTCATTCTTCCTGCTACTGATGTCAGGCGAGGGGGCCAAGGGTGGACCCCTCAAAGAGAG CCAGGGGATCTGCTCCAAGCAAACATTGGTGGTCCCGCTCCGTTATAACGAGTCCTACAGCCAACCGGTGTATAAGCCCTACCTGACTTTGTGCGAAGGAAGGCGCATCTGCAGCACCTACAG CTGGGCCCTGTGTTCCAGGACCACGTACCGCGTGGCGTGGCGGGAGGtgaggaggaaggtgcagcagcccCACGTCGTGTGCTGCCAGGGCTGGAAGAAGCGGCATCCGGGGGCGCTCACCTGTGACGAAG CCATCTGTGCCAAGCCCTGCCTGAACCGCGGCGTGTGCGTTGGGCCAGAGCAGTGCGAGTGCGCCCCGGGCTGGGGGGGGAAGCACTGTCACGTGG GCAGCTTCACCTGTGGCTGTCCCCGTGGCCTGGTGCTGGGCCCCAACGGGCGCACCTGCACAGAGGGGGACCTGGAGACCCCAACCAGTGCCAGCATCCTCAGCGTGGCAG TTCGAGAAGCAGAACCTGATGAGAGCGCCCTGAGCTGGGAGGTCCGTGAGCTTCGAGCACGGCTGGAGCGGCTGGAGCAG TGGGCCGGTCAGGCTGGGGCCTGGGTCCGAGCGGTGCTGCCTATGCCACCCGAAGAGCTGCGACCTGAGCAGGTGGCTGAGCTGTGGGGCGGGCACGACAGAATCGAGTCTCTCAGCGACCAAGTGCTGCTGCTGGAGGAGAGGCTAGGTGCCTGTGAGTCCTCATGCCCGTCTGCTGAGACCCCCATCCCTGGCAGCTGGCTCCGACTCTTTCAGACACTTTTCCCCagtttagttttctcttttcccaaaaCCTTCTCCAACACTCACTCTTCCCACACTGTCCCAGCTACCCACACATCACTACCCTTTTTTCTGGTACCCTTCCCCGATCCCTGTGTTCCACTTATTGTCAGGTTAGTGTCGAGTCTCTACAGTGCCCATCACCCACTCCAAGCTGGAGGCAGCCCCAGAAATCCACAGTTCACAGCCAACTAG
- the EGFL8 gene encoding epidermal growth factor-like protein 8 isoform X2, which yields MGSRDELCTLLAGLSFFLLLMSGEGAKGGPLKESQGICSKQTLVVPLRYNESYSQPVYKPYLTLCEGRRICSTYRTTYRVAWREVRRKVQQPHVVCCQGWKKRHPGALTCDEAICAKPCLNRGVCVGPEQCECAPGWGGKHCHVDVDECRAGVTFCSHHCLNTAGSFTCGCPRGLVLGPNGRTCTEGDLETPTSASILSVAVREAEPDESALSWEVRELRARLERLEQWAGQAGAWVRAVLPMPPEELRPEQVAELWGGHDRIESLSDQVLLLEERLGACESSCPSAETPIPGSWLRLFQTLFPSLVFSFPKTFSNTHSSHTVPATHTSLPFFLVPFPDPCVPLIVRLVSSLYSAHHPLQAGGSPRNPQFTAN from the exons ATGGGGTCCAGGGATGAGCTGTGCACTCTCCTAGCCGGACTCTCATTCTTCCTGCTACTGATGTCAGGCGAGGGGGCCAAGGGTGGACCCCTCAAAGAGAG CCAGGGGATCTGCTCCAAGCAAACATTGGTGGTCCCGCTCCGTTATAACGAGTCCTACAGCCAACCGGTGTATAAGCCCTACCTGACTTTGTGCGAAGGAAGGCGCATCTGCAGCACCTACAG GACCACGTACCGCGTGGCGTGGCGGGAGGtgaggaggaaggtgcagcagcccCACGTCGTGTGCTGCCAGGGCTGGAAGAAGCGGCATCCGGGGGCGCTCACCTGTGACGAAG CCATCTGTGCCAAGCCCTGCCTGAACCGCGGCGTGTGCGTTGGGCCAGAGCAGTGCGAGTGCGCCCCGGGCTGGGGGGGGAAGCACTGTCACGTGG ACGTGGATGAATGTAGGGCTGGCGTCACCTTTTGCTCGCACCATTGCCTCAACACTGCAGGCAGCTTCACCTGTGGCTGTCCCCGTGGCCTGGTGCTGGGCCCCAACGGGCGCACCTGCACAGAGGGGGACCTGGAGACCCCAACCAGTGCCAGCATCCTCAGCGTGGCAG TTCGAGAAGCAGAACCTGATGAGAGCGCCCTGAGCTGGGAGGTCCGTGAGCTTCGAGCACGGCTGGAGCGGCTGGAGCAG TGGGCCGGTCAGGCTGGGGCCTGGGTCCGAGCGGTGCTGCCTATGCCACCCGAAGAGCTGCGACCTGAGCAGGTGGCTGAGCTGTGGGGCGGGCACGACAGAATCGAGTCTCTCAGCGACCAAGTGCTGCTGCTGGAGGAGAGGCTAGGTGCCTGTGAGTCCTCATGCCCGTCTGCTGAGACCCCCATCCCTGGCAGCTGGCTCCGACTCTTTCAGACACTTTTCCCCagtttagttttctcttttcccaaaaCCTTCTCCAACACTCACTCTTCCCACACTGTCCCAGCTACCCACACATCACTACCCTTTTTTCTGGTACCCTTCCCCGATCCCTGTGTTCCACTTATTGTCAGGTTAGTGTCGAGTCTCTACAGTGCCCATCACCCACTCCAAGCTGGAGGCAGCCCCAGAAATCCACAGTTCACAGCCAACTAG